The following are encoded in a window of Drosophila simulans strain w501 chromosome 3L, Prin_Dsim_3.1, whole genome shotgun sequence genomic DNA:
- the LOC6739163 gene encoding uncharacterized protein LOC6739163, which yields MKLFTAVLAICLVAFAAAQSADPAAALEPSAEYLPPVGEAEAAQLSENGYKYRTVRRLKLRHRREVPNQEYLPPVENAPSQEYLPPVDAAAIGDTKVADDGYRYKTVRKLKYRARHRRDVSEIAEPSGEYLPPVQVELAPELKTVLGDDGYKYKTVRRLKFRRHRREAAAAEEAAAESAPNGEYLPPAEAAAAAPAAVEAEPKSAEEGTELAKDGYRYKTVRRLRYRYRH from the exons ATG AAACTCTTCACCGCCGTCCTTGCCATCTGCCTAGTGGCCTTTGCGGCAGCCCAGTCCGCAGATCCCGCTGCCGCACTGGAGCCTTCCGCCGAGTACCTGCCCCCCGTCGGCGAGGCGGAGGCCGCCCAGCTCTCGGAGAACGGATATAAGTACAGGACCGTGCGCCGGCTGAAGCTGCGCCACCGCCGCGAGGTGCCAAACCAGGAATACCTTCCTCCCGTGGAAAACGCACCTAGCCAGGAATATCTGCCGCCAGTAGATGCCGCCGCCATTGGGGACACCAAGGTTGCCGACGACGGCTACCGGTACAAGACGGTGCGCAAGCTTAAGTACCGTGCTCGCCACCGCCGCGATGTCTCCGAAATCGCTGAGCCCAGCGGCGAGTACCTCCCACCCGTGCAGGTTGAGCTCGCTCCCGAGCTGAAAACCGTTCTAGGCGATGATGGTTACAAGTACAAGACAGTGCGCCGTCTCAAgttccgccgccaccgccgcgaGGCTGCTGCCGCCGAAGAGGCTGCTGCCGAGTCCGCACCCAACGGAGAGTACCTGCCCCCCGCCGAGGCAGCCGCTGCCGCCCCCGCTGCCGTCGAGGCCGAGCCGAAGTCCGCTGAGGAGGGCACTGAGCTGGCCAAGGACGGCTACCGCTACAAGACTGTGCGCCGTCTGCGTTACCGCTACCGCCACTAG
- the LOC6739165 gene encoding myb-like protein AA: MAFSRHNIEKRRLIELVRLNPILWDCRLPHYKRSDKRKAIKWNELGRLFNVNGERVQRTFTSLREIFRRELNHEKMLGTTRFKSKWEYYDAMAFLKEVIRERKSRERIKHGSLDPAPVATGSSNNNNNCVSRNSSNNNSSSAALDEYQYFAPSDPNNPNNQPQPQPEPKSSLPVTIPSLSLSLSQLPVALQQQAQHLQALQLQPDVTLTSLQKQPLPTSLSIATSAPLAQTSPAQVLSSSRSCSSSPSIYIKDEPCSPAGGCPEEMMTGNGPEATRKKLATIRPQTKQQLKARLQLPTPKNSSSYATSPPHLIINANNELIDTDAGDLEEDLDDFDEDDDVTGRCSPIVGQSEMMGADGRLSVGSIYIGEGGDCGRGLGRAHTQARHVPTSRELLYMKFGDFLAARLNTLHETVANELMNKMLLLIAEK; encoded by the exons ATGGCCTTTTCCCGCCACAACATCGAGAAGCGCCGACTCATCGAGCTCGTGCGACTCAACCCAATCCTCTGGGACTGCCGCCTGCCACACTACAAGCGCTCGGACAAGCGCAAGGCCATCAAATGGAACGAGTTGGGGCGGCTCTTCAACGTTAATGGCGAGCGGGTGCAGCGCACGTTCACTTCGCTCCGCGAGATCTTCCGCCGCGAGCTGAACCACGAAAAGATGCTGGGCACCACGCGCTTCAAGTCCAAGTGGGAGTACTACGATGCCATGGCCTTCCTCAAGGAGGTCATTCGAGAACGCAA ATCTCGCGAGCGCATCAAGCACGGCTCTTTGGATCCCGCACCAGTAGCcacaggcagcagcaacaataacaacaactgCGTAAGCCGcaatagcagcaacaacaacagcagcagtgcGGCACTAGACGAATACCAGTACTTTGCTCCTAGCGACCCCAACAACCCGAACAATCAGCCCCAGCCGCAGCCCGAACCAAAGAGTAGTCTGCCAGTGACTATTCCCAGTCTAAGTCTCAGCCTCAGCCAGTTGCCGGTGgctctgcagcagcaggcccaGCATCTCCAAGCCTTACAGCTGCAACCGGACGTGACGCTGACTTCCCTGCAGAAGCAACCTTTGCCCACTTCCCTTTCCATTGCCACATCCGCGCCCTTAGCACAAACCTCGCCCGCCCAGGTGCTGTCCAGCTCGCGCTCCTGCAGCTCTTCGCCCTCCATCTATATAAAGGACGAGCCGTGTTCTCCGGCAGGCGGTTGCCCGGAAGAAATGATGACCGGAAATGGACCAGAGGCGACAAGGAAGAAGCTGGCCACAATTCGTCCGCAGACCAAACAGCAACTTAAAGCGCGTCTGCAGCTGCCCACGCCCAAAAACTCATCATCGTACGCTACGTCGCCGCCCCATTTGATCATCAATGCCAACAACGAGCTTATTGACACCGACGCCGGGGACCTGGAGGAGGATCTGGACGACttcgacgaggacgacgacgtgACCGGACGCTGCTCACCCATCGTCGGCCAGTCGGAGATGATGGGTGCCGACGGCAGACTCTCGGTCGGAAGCATTTATATCGGTGAGGGTGGCGACTGCGGAAGGGGTCTGGGTAGAGCCCACACTCAGGCGCGCCACGTGCCTACCTCCAGGGAACTGCTCTACATGAAATTCGGTGACTTTCTGGCCGCCAGATTGAACACTTTGCATGAGACTGTAGCTAATGAGCTGATGAACAAGATGCTGCTGCTAATTGCAGAGAAGTGA
- the LOC6739164 gene encoding putative ATP-dependent RNA helicase BoYb yields MIKISEEKLANTMERTSQSNRDSDYSDYGAPNAIRPLVATNCSEYAVAHANCELRPARRFAEVSLLPHILEAMRNLGLNQLLRLQSYTWPHLVGGSGHGAMIVGSPDSGRTFAYIPPVCHAVSRALMDFTGQREDAEHDFSQPDSYGPIALILVPDLRRVQQVSAMCLALLRKAHKSDMVTLTLNVSSTKSSQFFLKLLNGVGCLVATPAQLVWFWQEAPGLMRFPCLQFLVYDDVDLMSKEQLQDAQQVLQEILPLSHSPQVVMVSKSYCHTLMFKLRAVNDKPALVFGDILEAALYGGTRIRISIMRSEAKANAVVQMLQQCSPEEFRTVIFCSDDVDMQCLVAALEDRNYSCLPYYQTSDLEVRRQVHSWRARSNGVILLCTDNCPELDIRDAHTIIHHSMSRSWRNFKLRHLKISDNLCNMVEPSANIVKRPLHSLVLLDGNNHRQLPRLVDFLQLHQEVDYHLVEVAKRIRQELGKARNDQDQLCDQILVLGKCYDPVCESRHHVSHIDRRSDYLPASGDVKVQLVKVYSPTHFCVRLLAHLPPKGTWRMMEHSAVQEFRMQLMQSKETRRYWPPVAGAICMYHTTFTKERVRVLKVANIKNPNMVQTDLTVKLQALDVDTRIFSTNCGKLFECPKALQREAPLAWDLRLPGWVPYFGERSWTEENICDVNFILTQLPKDHFFQAKILFVAAGTLFVQDLVAMMYADQFKAHVRHLSLARRLVEATLVKRSEDAAEMIRAFFVELTIEDDIDDSKEKANRKLHEKMEGEMTDQPTKLESQPALSGRCLRLANMAFEAGKANELHQERQERRFETSETPHQTNESGSPQSNEDRLSQLYECIMNCASLELEDESKPPKNSDHMVSDSVEFHKIVTNEDATPSTLLSPDHTQEKTTLLLLPNNVARPSVTYYQTMTTLELQVFLPEDGHDYKALLLGAQLFFRAKSNSSDLILQFIMTLRFPYSTMSHNICGRTVYISVKKLLALIDPLAFREYRFLKPNHDLFDKVDKHRQETQNRLVRFLEDMNYVKRNFEGHEKGETSEDEEVNMEGTERPYCHKIWDS; encoded by the coding sequence ATGATAAAAATTAGCGAAGAAAAGCTGGCTAACACAATGGAAAGGACCTCGCAGAGCAACAGAGACTCAGACTACTCAGACTATGGCGCCCCAAATGCCATCCGACCTCTGGTGGCCACCAATTGCTCCGAGTATGCGGTGGCCCATGCAAACTGCGAGTTGCGTCCGGCTCGTCGATTTGCGGAGGTTTCTCTTCTGCCGCACATCCTGGAAGCCATGAGGAATTTGGGCCTAAACCAGTTGCTCCGACTGCAAAGCTACACATGGCCACACTTGGTCGGAGGATCTGGGCACGGGGCGATGATTGTGGGGTCTCCGGACAGTGGTCGCACTTTTGCTTATATACCACCTGTGTGTCATGCTGTTTCCAGAGCTCTAATGGATTTCACAGGCCAGCGCGAGGATGCGGAGCACGATTTCTCTCAACCGGATAGCTATGGCCCCATAGCATTGATCCTCGTACCGGATCTGCGACGCGTCCAACAGGTCAGCGCGATGTGTCTAGCCCTGCTGCGCAAGGCGCATAAAAGTGACATGGTTACATTGACACTCAATGTTTCCTCCACGAAGAGTTCCCAGTTCTTTCTGAAGCTTTTGAACGGAGTTGGTTGCCTGGTGGCCACTCCTGCTCAGCTGGTATGGTTTTGGCAAGAGGCTCCTGGCCTAATGCGATTTCCCTGCCTGCAGTTCCTAGTGTACGACGACGTGGACCTGATGTCCAAGGAGCAGCTACAGGACGCCCAGCAGGTGCTGCAGGAGATCCTCCCACTGTCACACTCTCCCCAAGTGGTAATGGTTTCGAAGTCATATTGTCACACGCTGATGTTCAAGTTAAGAGCTGTCAACGATAAGCCGGCTCTTGTATTCGGCGATATACTGGAGGCGGCCCTTTACGGCGGAACACGCATTCGAATCTCCATAATGCGCTCAGAAGCTAAGGCTAACGCAGTGGTCCAAATGCTGCAGCAGTGTTCTCCCGAGGAGTTCCGAACGGTTATTTTTTGCAGCGATGACGTGGACATGCAGTGCCTTGTGGCAGCTTTGGAAGATCGAAACTACAGCTGCCTGCCCTACTACCAGACTTCGGACCTGGAGGTTAGGCGGCAGGTGCATAGCTGGCGGGCAAGAAGCAACGGTGTTATTCTGCTGTGCACAGACAATTGCCCGGAGCTGGACATTCGAGATGCGCACACCATAATTCATCACAGTATGAGTCGCTCGTGGAGGAATTTTAAGTTAAGGCACCTCAAAATATCCGACAATCTGTGCAATATGGTGGAACCATCAGCAAACATTGTGAAGAGGCCACTGCATTCTCTGGTGCTCCTTGATGGTAACAATCACCGTCAACTGCCGCGTCTCGTAGACTTTCTTCAGCTGCACCAAGAAGTGGACTATCATTTAGTTGAGGTGGCCAAACGAATACGCCAGGAGTTGGGCAAAGCTAGAAACGACCAGGATCAGTTATGCGACCAAATCCTAGTGCTGGGCAAGTGCTACGATCCCGTTTGCGAGAGTCGTCATCACGTGTCCCATATTGACAGGAGGTCTGATTACTTGCCCGCGTCTGGAGATGTCAAGGTTCAGCTGGTCAAGGTTTACTCACCGACACATTTTTGCGTTCGCCTACTTGCACATCTACCGCCCAAAGGCACGTGGCGGATGATGGAACACTCGGCTGTGCAGGAGTTCCGCATGCAGTTGATGCAGAGCAAGGAGACCCGACGCTACTGGCCACCCGTTGCCGGAGCAATTTGCATGTACCACACCACGTTTACCAAGGAGCGTGTTCGCGTCCTGAAGGTGGCGAATATAAAAAACCCGAACATGGTTCAAACCGATTTGACAGTGAAACTCCAGGCCCTGGACGTTGACACGCGGATCTTCTCTACCAACTGTGGAAAACTGTTTGAGTGTCCGAAGGCGTTGCAGCGGGAGGCGCCATTGGCCTGGGATCTGCGCCTTCCGGGCTGGGTGCCTTATTTCGGCGAGCGCAGCTGGACTGAAGAAAATATTTGCGATGTAAATTTCATTCTGACCCAGCTTCCAAAAGATCACTTCTTCCAGGCCAAAATACTTTTCGTCGCAGCAGGAACTTTGTTTGTCCAGGATCTGGTAGCCATGATGTATGCGGATCAATTTAAGGCGCATGTGCGGCATCTAAGCCTAGCAAGGCGTCTTGTTGAAGCCACCTTGGTCAAAAGAAGTGAGGATGCTGCCGAAATGATACGTGCATTTTTTGTGGAGCTGACAATAGAAGACGATATAGATGACTCCAAGGAGAAAGCAAACCGCAAACTACATGAAAAAATGGAAGGTGAGATGACAGATCAACCGACCAAGTTGGAGAGTCAGCCCGCTTTAAGCGGAAGGTGTCTGCGACTAGCCAATATGGCTTTCGAGGCGGGAAAGGCGAATGAGCTGCATCAGGAACGGCAAGAAAGACGATTTGAAACCTCGGAAACACCACACCAAACCAACGAATCTGGCAGCCCGCAATCCAATGAAGACAGACTTTCCCAGCTGTACGAGTGTATCATGAATTGCGCCTCTCTGGAGCTTGAAGATGAAAGTAAACCGCCAAAGAATTCTGACCATATGGTCAGCGATTCAGTTGAATTCCATAAGATTGTGACAAACGAGGATGCTACACCCTCGACTTTGCTATCGCCTGACCATACTCAGGAGAAGACTACATTACTACTACTTCCTAACAATGTAGCGAGACCGTCCGTGACCTACTATCAGACCATGACTACCTTAGAGTTGCAGGTGTTTCTGCCGGAAGATGGCCACGACTACAAGGCGCTACTGCTCGGAGCACAGTTGTTTTTCAGGGCAAAATCCAACTCCTCAGATCTGATTCTGCAGTTTATTATGACCCTCAGATTTCCATACAGCACAATGAGTCACAACATCTGCGGACGGACCGTGTACATAAGTGTCAAAAAGCTACTGGCCCTTATCGATCCATTGGCATTTAGAGAGTATCGATTTTTGAAGCCCAATCACGATTTGTTCGATAAGGTTGATAAACACCGACAGGAGACACAGAACCGATTGGTTCGTTTCCTGGAGGATATGAATTATGTGAAACGAAATTTTGAGGGACATGAAAAGGGCGAGACCAGTGAGGACGAAGAAGTGAATATGGAAGGGACTGAGCGTCCATACTGCCATAAAATATGGGACTCATAA
- the LOC6739162 gene encoding cationic amino acid transporter 3: MTNLWKALTRRKTEDVNEGESQLARVLNLFDLTALGVGSTLGLGVYVLAGQVAYNIAGPAVTISFLIAAIASAFAGICYAEFAARVPKAGSAYVYSYVTIGEFVAFTIGWNLILEYVIGTASVARGLSGYFDSLINNDMSKALNESMHIDVDFLGDYPDFLSFGMVLLLAGILAFGAKESSFLNNIFTTVNLVTIAIVLVAGAMNANVDNWRIPEKDVPEGFGTGGFMPFGIAGVMAGAAKCFYGFVGFDCIATTGEEAINPKRNIPLSIVVSLIIIFLSYFGVSTVLTMMLPYYLQDKDAPFPHAFDSVEWYTIKWIVTIGAVFALCTSLLGAMFPLPRILYAMGKDGILFKKLSTVNSYTKTPLLATIVSGIFASIMAMLFNLDQLVDMMSIGTLLAYTIVAICVLVLRYQDEEMTKLVSVKAPNVIRQFFNGNSFREPNSMTSSITKVGIVVFAIFCLVWCSLQKVFDLDSTGGIVALSLVGAVLILICVVIGMQPVSTIELTFKVPLVPFVPCLSVFANLYLMFQLDLNTWIRFLVWIVIGYVIYFCYGMRNSTQISRSRNHAEVAASALQNQGQHVNPGFEPDCKVENGRLPPPYEFSEKL, from the exons TTGGGACTGGGAGTCTATGTGCTGGCTGGTCAGGTGGCCTATAATATTGCCGGGCCGGCGGTGACCATTTCCTTCCTGATTGCGGCCATCGCGTCTGCCTTCGCGGGGATCTGCTATGCGGAGTTCGCCGCCCGAGTGCCCAAGGCGGGAAGCGCCTACGTGTACAGCTACGTGACCATTGGAGAGTTCGTCGCCTTCACCATAGGATGGAACCTCATTCTGGAGTATGTGATTGGCACAGCCTCAGTTGCGCGCGGCCTGAGCGGATATTTCGACTCTCTGATCAACAATGACATGTCGAAGGCATTGAATGAGTCGATGCACATCGACGTCGACTTTCTGGGTGACTACCCCGACTTTTTGTCCTTCGGCATGGTGCTGCTCCTGGCGGGCATCCTCGCCTTTGGCGCCAAAGAGTCAAGCTTCCTGAACAACATCTTCACCACAGTCAATCTGGTCACGATCGCTATCGTCCTGGTGGCCGGCGCCATGAACGCCAACGTCGACAATTGGCGCATCCCGGAGAAAGACGTTCCCGAGGGCTTTGGCACGGGCGGCTTCATGCCGTTCGGCATTGCTGGAGTGATGGCCGGAGCTGCCAAATGCTTCTACGGCTTCGTAGGGTTTGACTGCATCGCCACCACGGGCGAGGAGGCCATCAACCCAAAGCGCAACATTCCGCTCTCTATCGTGGTGTCGCTGATCATAATCTTCCTATCCTACTTTGGAGTGTCCACGGTGCTGACTATGATGCTGCCCTACTACCTGCAGGACAAGGACGCACCTTTCCCGCACGCTTTCGATTCCGTCGAGTGGTACACCATCAAGTGGATTGTGACCATTGGCGCTGTGTTTGCGCTCTGCACTAGTTTGTTGGGCGCCATGTTCCCACTGCCTCGCATCCTCTACGCCATGGGCAAGGACGGCATATTGTTCAAGAAACTGTCCACAGTGAACAGCTACACGAAAACCCCGCTCCTGGCCACCATTGTGTCTGGAATCTTTGCAT CAATTATGGCCATGCTCTTTAACCTGGATCAGCTTGTGGACATGATGTCCATCGGAACCCTCTTAGCATACACCATCGTAGCAATTTGCGTGCTGGTGCTGCGCTACCAGGACGAGGAGATGACCAAGCTGGTGTCTGTGAAGGCTCCGAACGTTATCCGGCAGTTCTTCAACGGCAACTCCTTCCGGGAGCCCAACTCTATGACCTCGTCCATCACCAAAGTGGGCATTGTGGTGTTCGCCATCTTTTGCCTGGTCTGGTGCTCCCTCCAGAAAGTCTTCGACCTGGACAGCACCGGCGGGATTGTGGCCCTCAGCTTGGTGGGCGCTGTGCTGATCCTCATCTGCGTCGTGATCGGCATGCAGCCGGTGTCGACCATCGAGCTCACGTTCAAGGTGCCGCTGGTGCCGTTCGTGCCCTGCCTCAGCGTCTTTGCGAATTTGTACCTGATGTTTCAGCTGGACCTGAACACATGGATCCGCTTCCTCGTCTGGATCGTGATCGGCTACGTGATTTACTTCTGTTACGGCATGCGCAACTCCACGCAGATAAGCAGGAGCCGCAATCACGCCGAGGTGGCGGCAAGCGCTCTGCAGAACCAGGGACAGCACGTGAATCCCGGCTTCGAGCCGGACTGCAAGGTGGAAAACGGCCGACTGCCCCCGCCCTACGAGTTCTCCGAGAAGCTGTAA